From Haloglomus litoreum, the proteins below share one genomic window:
- a CDS encoding HalOD1 output domain-containing protein, whose protein sequence is MTGTERGPETDDLQIVRRTIQPSCEAAEFELVELVAELEGCEADELPSLYDRIDHIVEYVFRNPPSSEAQLVVEFSYAGYRITIDQQGNVTLLAVKESAAE, encoded by the coding sequence ATGACAGGTACCGAGAGGGGCCCGGAGACGGACGACCTGCAGATCGTCAGGCGGACCATCCAGCCGTCGTGCGAAGCCGCCGAGTTCGAGCTGGTGGAACTCGTGGCGGAGCTGGAGGGCTGCGAGGCCGACGAGCTCCCCTCGCTGTACGACCGGATCGACCACATCGTCGAGTACGTGTTCCGCAATCCACCGTCGAGCGAGGCGCAGCTGGTGGTCGAGTTCTCCTACGCGGGATACCGTATCACCATCGACCAGCAGGGCAACGTCACCCTGCTGGCCGTCAAGGAGAGCGCTGCGGAGTAG
- the aroA gene encoding 3-phosphoshikimate 1-carboxyvinyltransferase gives MDAIVRESAVRGAARAPPSKSYTHRAILAAGYADGALVRGPLDSADTRATARAVERYGGSVDRLGAEERPPSVDPEGVGFVDSPVDADPGDLLVTGFGGRPEVPAQVIDCANSGTTMRLTTATAALADGLTVLTGDDSLRSRPQGPLLDAIGQLDGRAESTRANGQAPLVVGGPVGGGTVSIPGDVSSQYITALLMAGAVTDEGVRVDLETELKSAPYVDITLEVLDEFGVAAWDTSAGFAVDGGQSYEPTDGEYHVPGDFSSISYLVAAGALAAAPDDELVVQGAKESAQGDTAIVEILERMGADIDWDLGDQRITVRRSSLEGIEVGVADTPDLLPTIAALGAAADGTTRITDCEHVRYKETDRVSAMAEELERMGATVEEFTDELVVHGGETDLQGATVDGRADHRIVMSLAVAGLVADGETRIKGAEHVDVSFPDFFETLYELGADVDRED, from the coding sequence ATGGACGCAATCGTACGCGAGTCGGCGGTCCGGGGGGCCGCACGCGCCCCGCCGTCGAAGAGCTACACCCACCGTGCCATCCTCGCCGCGGGCTACGCCGACGGCGCCCTCGTCCGGGGACCCCTCGACTCGGCCGACACCCGCGCGACGGCGCGCGCCGTGGAGCGCTACGGCGGGAGCGTCGACCGTCTCGGTGCCGAGGAGCGACCGCCCAGCGTCGACCCCGAGGGCGTCGGCTTCGTCGACAGCCCCGTCGACGCCGACCCTGGCGACCTGCTCGTCACCGGCTTCGGCGGCCGGCCGGAGGTGCCCGCACAGGTCATCGACTGCGCCAACTCGGGAACGACGATGCGCCTCACGACGGCGACGGCCGCCCTCGCGGACGGCCTGACGGTGCTGACCGGCGACGACTCCCTCCGGTCGCGACCACAGGGCCCGCTCCTGGACGCCATCGGCCAGCTCGACGGCCGCGCCGAGTCCACCCGTGCCAACGGGCAGGCGCCGCTCGTCGTCGGCGGGCCCGTAGGCGGCGGTACCGTCTCGATTCCGGGCGACGTCTCCTCGCAGTACATCACCGCGCTCCTGATGGCGGGCGCCGTCACGGACGAGGGCGTCCGGGTCGACCTCGAGACCGAACTGAAATCGGCGCCGTACGTCGACATCACGCTGGAGGTGCTCGACGAGTTCGGCGTCGCGGCCTGGGACACCAGCGCGGGGTTCGCCGTCGACGGCGGGCAGTCCTACGAGCCGACCGACGGCGAGTACCACGTCCCCGGCGACTTCTCCTCCATCTCCTACCTTGTCGCCGCGGGCGCGCTCGCGGCCGCCCCGGACGACGAACTCGTCGTGCAGGGTGCGAAGGAGAGCGCCCAGGGCGACACGGCCATCGTCGAGATCCTGGAGCGGATGGGCGCCGACATCGACTGGGACCTCGGCGACCAGCGCATCACCGTCCGCCGTTCGTCGCTGGAGGGTATCGAGGTCGGCGTCGCGGACACGCCGGACCTCCTGCCCACCATCGCCGCACTCGGCGCGGCCGCGGACGGGACCACCCGCATCACGGACTGCGAGCACGTCCGCTACAAGGAGACCGACCGGGTCAGCGCGATGGCCGAGGAACTCGAACGGATGGGCGCCACCGTCGAGGAGTTCACGGACGAACTCGTCGTCCACGGCGGCGAGACGGACCTCCAGGGCGCGACCGTCGACGGCCGAGCCGACCACCGAATCGTGATGTCGCTCGCCGTCGCGGGGCTCGTCGCCGACGGCGAGACGCGAATCAAGGGCGCCGAACACGTCGACGTCTCCTTCCCGGACTTCTTCGAGACCCTGTACGAACTCGGCGCGGACGTTGACCGCGAGGACTGA
- a CDS encoding helix-turn-helix domain-containing protein yields the protein MRFVTGTLRPDEGAFQPLDAALLEESEVRREAVHHLDRLADGTAVAMFEVSGDPDRIVELFEKHNEAIGHQTTRGDGTVLFHSHFEPTPLVDRLLDLMEEYEFALDMPMTFTDDGRLRVTIIANDATISEVFASVPEDIHFEVERTGEYEAGSGRIFSLLTERQREVLRAAIECGYYREPREATHADVADAIGLTATTVGEHLRRIEATLMNEIVP from the coding sequence ATGCGCTTCGTGACGGGGACGTTGCGGCCGGACGAGGGGGCGTTCCAGCCGCTGGATGCGGCGCTGCTCGAGGAGTCAGAGGTCCGCCGGGAGGCGGTCCACCACCTCGACCGGCTCGCCGATGGGACCGCCGTCGCGATGTTCGAGGTGAGCGGGGACCCGGACCGGATCGTGGAGCTGTTCGAGAAGCACAACGAGGCCATCGGGCACCAGACGACCCGCGGGGACGGGACGGTGCTGTTCCACTCGCACTTCGAGCCGACCCCGCTCGTCGACCGACTGCTCGACCTGATGGAGGAGTACGAGTTCGCGCTGGATATGCCGATGACCTTCACCGACGACGGCCGGCTCCGCGTGACCATCATCGCGAACGATGCCACCATCTCGGAGGTGTTCGCGTCGGTGCCCGAGGACATCCACTTCGAGGTCGAACGGACGGGTGAGTACGAGGCCGGCAGCGGACGCATCTTCTCGCTGCTGACCGAGCGCCAGCGCGAGGTGCTCCGCGCGGCCATCGAGTGTGGCTACTACCGGGAGCCGCGGGAGGCGACCCACGCGGACGTGGCCGACGCGATCGGCCTCACCGCGACGACGGTCGGCGAGCACCTGCGCCGCATCGAGGCGACGCTGATGAACGAGATCGTCCCCTGA
- a CDS encoding PKD domain-containing protein, whose translation MTVLHPDRVLSVTAGGLNGMTLLPLTEAKGERLDYHVGIADVSELTGESVDLDALDRVNQLLYMGSQDENDTIPFDDAWTSDALRETALAVYGEDMIADRFPFCQAAYERADVSAQFTIVDGVGHRPLPVERLTEFHRRSMAGEDVSDFGEDLTAAARAAGEPSATFTVTTEGPMAGEPVAFDAAESHGGGADIVAYTWEFGDGGSAAGASVTHRFDTGGSYSVRLRVVNGDGETSSTTRDISVERAPRTGTGTDSPRETTVASGPGFGVGAALVGLGAGGVLAHRRCESRRE comes from the coding sequence ATGACCGTGCTCCACCCCGACCGCGTACTCTCGGTAACGGCGGGGGGACTCAACGGGATGACGCTGCTCCCACTGACGGAGGCGAAGGGCGAACGGCTGGACTACCACGTCGGCATCGCGGACGTGTCCGAGTTGACCGGCGAGTCGGTCGACCTCGACGCGCTCGACCGCGTGAACCAGCTCCTCTATATGGGCAGCCAGGACGAGAACGACACCATCCCGTTCGACGACGCCTGGACCAGTGACGCGCTTCGGGAGACGGCGCTCGCCGTGTACGGCGAGGACATGATCGCGGACCGGTTCCCGTTCTGCCAGGCCGCCTACGAGCGAGCCGACGTGTCAGCGCAGTTCACCATCGTCGACGGGGTCGGCCACCGACCGCTCCCGGTCGAGCGGCTGACCGAGTTCCATCGCCGTAGCATGGCGGGTGAGGACGTGAGCGACTTCGGCGAGGACCTGACGGCGGCCGCACGGGCCGCCGGTGAGCCCTCGGCCACGTTCACCGTGACAACGGAGGGCCCGATGGCGGGGGAACCGGTGGCGTTCGACGCCGCGGAGAGCCACGGTGGTGGCGCCGATATCGTCGCCTACACCTGGGAGTTCGGGGACGGTGGGTCCGCCGCCGGTGCGTCGGTCACACACCGGTTCGATACCGGAGGGAGCTACTCGGTCCGGTTACGGGTCGTGAACGGTGACGGTGAGACATCGTCCACGACGCGGGACATCAGCGTGGAGCGGGCGCCCCGGACGGGAACAGGGACGGATTCCCCGCGGGAGACCACCGTCGCCAGCGGTCCCGGATTCGGGGTTGGCGCCGCACTCGTCGGCCTCGGTGCTGGCGGTGTACTCGCGCACCGTCGCTGCGAATCCCGCCGAGAGTGA
- a CDS encoding OB-fold nucleic acid binding domain-containing protein yields MGNCIICGTATDGPICDTHQEDVVFEFEGNSPSQLTEGRFYEGTVDGYADFGVFVDLSRSVTGLLHRSKLDRRLESLDWEPGDSVFVQVTNVRDNGDVDLGWSIRQSDRDFRGRLIDSPDGDYLADEDDDEDDGGAGDSSQGTSEPEPVSEPDDDSEEETETSEATGESQAHSGTAGGSEAPSGRDSEPAPTAGQGRADAASEDATPEADEVTEAATDDSGAESEPDVTTDDSGAESEPDVTTDDSGAESEPDVTTDDSGAESEPDVTTDDSGTEEQAEPTEAERASVEDLRERVGDVIAIEGEIVSVRQTSGPTVFELRDETAVVDCAAFEEAGVRAYPEVETGDIVRLTGEVRVRRDELQVETEELVVLADGERETVEQRMAEALTEEAEPERVEPLAVDEVVSELNDDLHEAATAIRRAVAESRPVVIRHAATTDGYVAGAAIERAVLPLVAEEHAASDASYHYFDRRPLEGAVYDMDDATKDVTGMLGDQERHDEKFPLFVFAAAGGTRESMDGFDLLDVYDAERVVVDGQAVDEEVREAVETTVAPDAGSDERTAATVGATLAAAINDAIRDDLGHLPAVSYWDDAPEQYVTLAEEAGVDAETAAQLREAVALEAYYQSYEDKRELIIDLLFERGEGGDGVGLAEQVSEQFDTKLEAEMDTALANLERREAAGVSFAVLDTDSYTHRFDFPPKRLLLDELHRREAEGDRFVTIGIAKDELFLRATEELDLRGIAEEVAEEAEHAGVAARGAREGKIEFLSGERDAVLKAVIKSVADRVAAAA; encoded by the coding sequence ATGGGTAACTGCATCATCTGTGGTACGGCGACTGACGGGCCGATCTGCGACACCCACCAGGAGGACGTCGTGTTCGAGTTCGAGGGGAACAGTCCGAGCCAGCTGACCGAGGGCCGCTTCTACGAGGGGACCGTCGACGGCTACGCCGACTTCGGCGTCTTCGTCGACCTCTCGCGCAGCGTCACCGGGCTGCTCCACCGGTCGAAGCTCGACCGACGGCTCGAATCGCTCGACTGGGAGCCCGGCGACAGCGTCTTCGTCCAGGTCACGAACGTCCGCGACAACGGCGACGTGGACCTCGGCTGGTCCATCCGCCAGTCCGACCGCGACTTCCGCGGCCGCCTCATCGACTCCCCGGATGGCGACTACCTCGCCGACGAGGACGACGACGAGGACGACGGAGGTGCGGGCGACAGCAGCCAGGGGACCTCCGAGCCCGAACCGGTCTCGGAACCCGACGACGACAGCGAGGAGGAGACGGAGACGAGCGAGGCCACGGGCGAATCACAGGCCCACTCGGGCACCGCCGGGGGCTCCGAGGCGCCGTCAGGACGTGACTCGGAACCGGCACCGACCGCCGGGCAGGGCCGGGCCGACGCCGCGAGCGAGGACGCCACACCCGAAGCCGACGAGGTGACGGAGGCGGCGACCGACGACTCCGGGGCCGAGAGCGAGCCGGACGTGACGACCGACGACTCCGGGGCCGAGAGCGAGCCGGACGTGACGACCGACGACTCCGGGGCCGAGAGCGAGCCGGACGTGACGACCGACGACTCCGGGGCCGAGAGCGAGCCGGACGTGACGACCGACGACTCCGGGACCGAGGAGCAGGCCGAGCCCACCGAGGCCGAGCGCGCGTCCGTCGAGGACCTGCGCGAGCGCGTCGGCGACGTCATCGCCATCGAGGGCGAGATCGTGAGCGTCCGGCAGACCTCCGGGCCGACCGTCTTCGAACTGCGCGACGAGACCGCTGTGGTCGACTGCGCCGCGTTCGAGGAGGCCGGCGTCCGCGCGTACCCCGAGGTCGAGACCGGCGACATCGTCCGGCTCACGGGCGAGGTCCGGGTCCGGCGCGACGAACTGCAGGTCGAGACCGAAGAGCTGGTCGTCCTGGCCGACGGGGAGCGAGAGACCGTCGAGCAGCGGATGGCCGAGGCGCTGACCGAAGAGGCCGAACCCGAGCGGGTGGAGCCGCTGGCCGTCGACGAGGTCGTCTCCGAGCTGAACGACGACCTCCACGAGGCCGCGACGGCCATCCGGCGCGCCGTCGCCGAGTCGCGCCCGGTCGTCATCCGGCACGCCGCGACGACCGACGGCTACGTCGCGGGGGCCGCCATCGAGCGCGCGGTCCTGCCGCTCGTCGCCGAGGAGCACGCCGCCAGCGACGCCAGCTACCACTACTTCGACCGCCGGCCGCTCGAGGGCGCCGTCTACGACATGGACGACGCCACGAAGGACGTGACGGGGATGCTGGGCGACCAGGAGCGCCACGACGAGAAGTTCCCGCTGTTCGTCTTCGCCGCCGCCGGCGGCACTCGCGAGTCCATGGACGGGTTCGACCTGCTGGATGTCTACGACGCCGAGCGCGTCGTCGTGGACGGACAGGCCGTCGACGAGGAGGTCCGCGAGGCCGTCGAGACGACCGTCGCGCCCGACGCCGGGAGCGACGAGCGGACCGCGGCCACCGTGGGCGCGACGCTCGCGGCCGCCATCAACGACGCCATCCGGGACGATCTCGGCCACCTGCCGGCCGTCTCCTACTGGGACGACGCGCCCGAGCAGTACGTCACGCTCGCCGAGGAGGCGGGCGTCGACGCCGAGACCGCCGCGCAGCTCCGCGAGGCCGTGGCGCTGGAGGCCTACTACCAGTCCTACGAGGACAAGCGCGAGCTCATCATCGACCTGCTGTTCGAGCGGGGCGAGGGCGGTGACGGCGTCGGCCTCGCCGAGCAGGTCTCCGAGCAGTTCGACACCAAGCTCGAGGCCGAGATGGACACCGCGCTGGCGAACCTCGAGCGCCGCGAGGCGGCGGGCGTCTCCTTCGCGGTGCTGGACACGGACTCCTACACGCACCGCTTCGACTTCCCGCCCAAGCGGCTGCTGCTGGACGAGCTCCACCGCCGCGAGGCCGAGGGCGACCGCTTCGTCACCATCGGCATCGCGAAGGACGAGCTGTTCCTCCGCGCGACGGAGGAGCTCGACCTCCGGGGCATCGCCGAGGAGGTGGCCGAGGAGGCCGAGCACGCCGGCGTCGCCGCGCGCGGCGCCCGCGAGGGGAAGATCGAGTTCCTCTCCGGCGAGCGCGACGCGGTGCTGAAGGCCGTCATCAAGTCGGTCGCGGACCGCGTCGCGGCCGCGGCCTGA
- a CDS encoding M24 family metallopeptidase has translation MDLDLSALDSYLDDAGVDGYLVDADGEDATQRYLSGFDAPDPYVTLYVREGAGDGGGTTHLLVSALEYGRAAKEARADTVERGSAYDAQALVDEYGQHEGSDRAVAAFCRAHGVESVAMPERAPLGPADGLRERGIEVTVDRDETVERVRAIKTETEIDHIREAQKANEMAMSRAEELLREATVDDGVLHHDGEPLTSERVRTAIEIELLHNGCALDETIVACGPDAADPHDRGSGPLHADEPIIVDIFPRSKETGYFADMTRTFCVGEPTDRAQAWYDLTLEAQEAALGAIEAGALGNEVHGAVCDVYEAAGEPTLRDDDATETGFIHTTGHGVGLDIHEYPRLSTAENELEAGMVVTVEPGLYDPDVGGVRIEDLVVVREDGVENLTDYPKEFVIEK, from the coding sequence ATGGACCTCGACCTCTCGGCGCTGGACTCGTATCTCGACGACGCGGGTGTCGACGGCTACCTCGTCGACGCCGACGGCGAGGACGCCACGCAACGGTACCTCTCCGGGTTCGACGCGCCCGACCCCTACGTCACGCTGTACGTCCGCGAGGGTGCGGGCGACGGGGGAGGGACGACCCATCTGCTCGTCTCGGCGCTGGAGTACGGCCGCGCGGCGAAGGAGGCCCGCGCCGACACGGTCGAGCGCGGATCGGCCTACGACGCGCAGGCCCTCGTCGACGAGTACGGCCAGCACGAGGGGAGCGACCGCGCCGTGGCGGCGTTCTGCCGGGCCCACGGCGTCGAGAGCGTGGCGATGCCCGAGCGCGCACCGCTCGGCCCGGCCGACGGGCTCCGCGAACGGGGCATCGAGGTGACCGTCGACCGCGACGAGACGGTCGAGCGCGTCCGCGCCATCAAGACCGAGACGGAGATCGACCACATCCGCGAGGCACAGAAGGCCAACGAGATGGCCATGTCGCGCGCCGAGGAACTGCTCCGCGAGGCCACCGTCGACGACGGGGTGCTCCACCACGACGGCGAACCCCTGACGAGTGAGCGCGTCCGCACCGCCATCGAGATCGAACTGCTCCACAACGGCTGCGCGCTGGACGAGACCATCGTCGCCTGCGGCCCCGACGCCGCCGACCCCCACGACCGCGGGAGTGGGCCGCTCCACGCCGACGAGCCGATCATCGTCGACATCTTCCCGCGCTCGAAGGAGACGGGCTACTTCGCGGACATGACCCGCACGTTCTGCGTGGGCGAGCCGACCGACCGCGCACAGGCGTGGTACGACCTGACGCTCGAAGCCCAGGAGGCAGCGCTGGGGGCCATCGAGGCGGGCGCCCTCGGCAACGAGGTCCACGGCGCGGTCTGTGACGTGTACGAGGCGGCCGGCGAGCCGACGCTCCGGGACGACGACGCCACGGAGACGGGGTTCATCCACACCACCGGGCACGGCGTCGGGCTGGACATCCACGAGTACCCGCGGTTGAGCACGGCCGAGAACGAACTCGAGGCCGGGATGGTGGTGACCGTGGAGCCGGGGCTCTACGACCCGGACGTCGGTGGGGTACGCATCGAGGACCTGGTCGTGGTGCGCGAGGACGGGGTAGAGAACCTGACCGACTACCCGAAGGAGTTCGTTATCGAGAAATAA
- a CDS encoding RAD55 family ATPase, translating to MSPQAATEAPRPKVPIGIPSIDRRLNGGVRKGTTLLVTGPFGTGYQEFLRTAAVLHGNWQTESGLFELEYGEVPATVTRPSQIRYIALNDTETAFRRHIHDIAANDIAYPALEGIEFHSISASIAELGPITPEDGGFRHKTAEERMSDAYQSVFEEFDQLIEGISDEIVIIESLSDFFPVTAKFLDPADIYFIAQTLCHVVSESDSVLIAGADEELLQHNEAGLLKRSFEGVLDFGWLGEGTARRRTMTVTKFPEFWRESNDDETTMFDLDIDRERFGISSVKKIPPSR from the coding sequence ATGTCACCGCAAGCGGCGACCGAGGCCCCACGTCCGAAGGTCCCCATCGGCATCCCGAGTATCGACCGGCGGCTCAACGGCGGCGTCAGGAAGGGCACCACGCTTCTCGTCACCGGCCCGTTCGGAACGGGCTATCAGGAGTTCCTCCGGACCGCGGCGGTACTACACGGGAACTGGCAGACCGAGTCGGGACTGTTCGAACTGGAGTACGGCGAGGTCCCCGCGACCGTCACCCGGCCATCGCAGATACGCTACATCGCGCTCAACGATACCGAGACCGCCTTCCGGCGCCACATCCACGACATCGCCGCGAACGACATCGCGTATCCGGCACTGGAGGGGATCGAGTTCCATAGCATCTCCGCCAGCATCGCGGAACTGGGGCCCATCACACCGGAAGACGGTGGCTTCCGGCACAAGACAGCCGAAGAACGGATGAGCGACGCATACCAGAGCGTGTTCGAGGAGTTCGATCAACTCATCGAGGGCATCTCCGACGAGATCGTCATCATCGAGTCGCTCTCGGATTTCTTCCCGGTGACGGCGAAGTTCCTCGATCCGGCCGACATCTACTTCATCGCTCAGACGCTCTGCCACGTCGTCTCTGAGTCCGACAGCGTGCTGATCGCGGGCGCCGACGAGGAACTCCTGCAGCACAACGAGGCCGGGCTCCTCAAGCGGTCGTTCGAGGGCGTTCTGGACTTCGGCTGGCTCGGCGAGGGAACCGCCAGACGGCGGACCATGACCGTCACGAAGTTCCCGGAGTTCTGGCGCGAGAGCAACGACGACGAGACGACGATGTTCGACCTCGATATCGACCGGGAACGGTTCGGTATCTCGAGCGTCAAGAAGATCCCACCCAGTCGCTAG
- a CDS encoding alkaline phosphatase family protein, producing the protein MLRTDAADALRDRQTEDGYLLPAYGDRSFDQLPATVADCLGVHGVPGDPLPDDVFEGVRTDAPVVLHVLVDGFGFEQWARHRNASLFLDRFTETARVSPLTSVFPSETAAALTSLHTGVVPARHGLLGWTQYLPEHDLVVKSLPFETPDGTPAGEFGAEAADLVADGLTPVYDRLLDAGVDASVLAPAGIPGSAYSRYAFGDAASAGYDGLDGPEGFTARLRETIDRAHANAPAYVWAYLPQVDGAAHEHGTRADAYGSTVGEVFRALGRVVESLDEATARETLLLVSADHGLLDMDPAANVDLLSDGRVERAVARDRRGEPLFSGGPRNCGLFAPDEAAMATLDAALSERTLPRLASAPDPTLDRALFGPDRSATFEARRGDLLVVARETGVWHRRTDVLDYRGLHGGLHPQEMLVPFAAARTDRLQGLGSDLL; encoded by the coding sequence ATGCTCCGAACCGACGCCGCCGACGCCCTCCGTGACCGACAGACCGAGGACGGCTACCTGCTGCCCGCGTACGGTGACCGCTCGTTCGACCAGCTCCCGGCGACCGTCGCCGACTGCCTCGGGGTGCATGGCGTTCCCGGCGACCCGCTCCCCGACGACGTGTTCGAGGGCGTCAGGACCGACGCGCCCGTCGTCCTGCACGTCCTCGTGGACGGGTTCGGCTTCGAGCAGTGGGCGCGCCACCGCAACGCCTCGCTGTTCCTCGACCGGTTCACCGAGACCGCGCGCGTCTCACCGCTCACCAGCGTCTTCCCCTCCGAGACGGCCGCCGCCCTGACCAGCCTCCACACCGGCGTCGTACCCGCGCGCCACGGCCTCCTCGGCTGGACCCAGTACCTCCCCGAGCACGACCTGGTGGTGAAGTCGCTCCCGTTCGAGACGCCCGACGGGACCCCCGCCGGCGAGTTCGGGGCCGAGGCGGCCGACCTCGTCGCCGACGGCCTCACGCCGGTGTACGACCGACTGCTCGACGCGGGCGTCGACGCGTCCGTCCTCGCCCCCGCGGGCATCCCCGGCTCCGCGTACAGCCGCTACGCCTTCGGCGACGCCGCGTCCGCTGGCTACGACGGCCTCGACGGTCCGGAGGGGTTCACCGCCCGACTCCGTGAGACGATCGACCGCGCCCACGCGAACGCCCCGGCGTACGTCTGGGCGTACCTGCCGCAGGTGGACGGGGCTGCGCACGAACACGGCACGCGTGCCGACGCCTACGGGAGTACCGTGGGCGAGGTCTTCCGCGCGCTCGGCCGCGTGGTCGAGTCGCTCGACGAGGCGACGGCCCGCGAGACGCTGCTGCTCGTCTCGGCCGACCACGGCCTCCTCGATATGGACCCGGCGGCGAACGTTGACCTGCTCTCCGACGGGCGCGTCGAGCGCGCCGTCGCCCGTGACCGTCGCGGCGAACCGCTGTTCTCCGGCGGCCCACGCAACTGCGGCCTGTTCGCCCCGGACGAGGCCGCGATGGCGACGCTCGACGCCGCCCTCTCCGAGCGTACCCTCCCGCGACTGGCGAGCGCCCCGGACCCGACGCTCGACCGGGCGCTGTTCGGGCCGGACCGCTCAGCGACCTTCGAGGCGCGCCGTGGCGACCTGCTCGTGGTGGCGCGTGAGACCGGCGTCTGGCACCGCCGGACCGACGTGCTCGACTACCGGGGGCTCCACGGTGGGCTCCACCCCCAGGAGATGCTGGTCCCGTTCGCCGCCGCGCGGACCGACCGACTCCAGGGCCTCGGAAGCGACCTGCTATAG
- a CDS encoding MBL fold metallo-hydrolase — translation MARELADGVWLLDVGLLPPLATNAFLLEGAEEDGATLVDTGLWRNHPSLVGELADAGYQPPDLDRVLLTHYDLDHVTGLGRLLERGFDGPVYMGRRDVELVRGEWDPPLAHHKGAFHRLARWLFPFPDVDLRPVDDGDRIGGVTAFHTPGHNHGHTVFVHTGLSVACLGDLVWEEGGQLTPPFWLDSYEMRAIRESIKRFDSEAPDFEVAAVSHGTPFVTGGRDAIRRLAAEL, via the coding sequence ATGGCTCGCGAGCTGGCCGACGGGGTCTGGTTGCTCGATGTCGGATTACTCCCGCCGCTCGCGACGAACGCCTTCCTCCTCGAGGGGGCCGAAGAGGACGGAGCGACGCTGGTCGACACCGGGCTCTGGCGGAACCACCCCTCGCTCGTCGGCGAACTGGCCGACGCCGGCTACCAGCCGCCCGACCTCGACCGGGTGCTGCTCACCCACTACGACCTCGACCACGTGACCGGGCTCGGTAGGCTCCTCGAACGTGGCTTCGACGGCCCCGTCTACATGGGTCGGCGGGACGTGGAACTCGTCCGCGGGGAGTGGGACCCGCCGCTCGCACACCACAAGGGCGCGTTCCACCGCCTCGCACGGTGGCTGTTCCCGTTCCCGGACGTGGACCTCCGACCGGTCGACGACGGCGACCGTATCGGCGGCGTCACCGCCTTCCACACGCCCGGGCACAACCACGGCCACACCGTCTTCGTCCACACAGGGCTCTCGGTGGCGTGTCTGGGCGACCTGGTCTGGGAGGAGGGGGGACAGCTCACGCCACCGTTCTGGCTGGACTCCTACGAGATGCGGGCCATCCGGGAGTCGATCAAGCGCTTCGACAGCGAAGCGCCCGACTTCGAGGTGGCAGCGGTGTCACACGGGACCCCGTTCGTGACGGGCGGCCGTGACGCGATCCGGCGGCTGGCAGCCGAGCTGTAG